A region of Chitinophaga horti DNA encodes the following proteins:
- a CDS encoding MFS transporter, with product MSTSNKKVINGWAMYDWANSVYNLVITTTFFPAYFVGITKNPATNDYVNFFGFNVLNSALYTYALSFANLLIVFCLPILSSIADTRGNKKGFLRFFCTLGAIGCSAMFFFSKDTIGPWYLEYGVICFILATLGYSGGLVFYNSYLPEIAPVKDRDRVSARGYAFGYVGSVILQLVGFALVALQPFGISTGMAITITFLLVGIWWFSFAQVTFRVLPSHVAKDKAKGNIFRDGFTELKKVYRQVGTMPVLKTYLRAFFFYSMGVQTVMLAATIFGKKELQMEDKMLIFTVVVIQIVAILGAWAMARASEKYGNFKVLIFTVALWVCVCTGAYFTHTQTQFFILAGLVGLVMGGIQSLSRSTYAKLIPETKDTASFFSYYDVTEKLAIVIGTFSFGFIEQMTSSMRNSVLVLIVFFSIGLLWLFSALHKQRKLAAASQTTVGA from the coding sequence ATGAGCACAAGCAACAAAAAAGTCATTAACGGCTGGGCCATGTACGACTGGGCCAATTCCGTGTACAACCTGGTGATCACCACCACCTTTTTCCCGGCTTACTTTGTAGGCATTACAAAGAACCCGGCTACCAACGATTATGTGAACTTCTTTGGCTTCAACGTACTCAACTCGGCTTTGTACACCTATGCGCTGTCATTCGCCAACCTGTTGATCGTTTTCTGCCTGCCGATATTATCCTCTATTGCCGATACCCGCGGTAACAAAAAAGGCTTCCTGCGTTTCTTTTGTACCCTGGGGGCGATCGGCTGTTCGGCGATGTTCTTCTTTAGCAAAGACACTATCGGTCCGTGGTACCTGGAATATGGCGTGATCTGCTTCATCCTGGCCACGTTGGGTTATTCCGGCGGCCTGGTATTCTACAACTCCTATCTGCCCGAAATAGCGCCTGTAAAGGATCGTGACAGGGTAAGTGCCAGAGGATATGCGTTCGGGTATGTAGGCAGCGTAATCCTGCAGTTGGTGGGTTTTGCCTTAGTGGCCCTGCAGCCGTTTGGCATCAGTACAGGTATGGCTATTACCATCACTTTCCTGCTAGTGGGTATCTGGTGGTTTAGTTTTGCACAGGTTACGTTCCGCGTGCTGCCCAGTCATGTGGCGAAGGACAAGGCGAAAGGCAACATCTTCCGCGATGGGTTTACGGAATTGAAGAAAGTATATCGCCAGGTAGGTACCATGCCTGTGCTTAAAACGTACCTGCGTGCCTTCTTCTTTTATAGTATGGGTGTACAAACGGTGATGCTCGCCGCCACTATCTTCGGTAAAAAAGAACTGCAGATGGAAGACAAGATGCTGATCTTTACTGTTGTGGTGATCCAGATCGTAGCGATACTCGGGGCCTGGGCCATGGCGAGAGCTTCTGAAAAGTATGGCAACTTCAAAGTGCTGATCTTCACCGTAGCCCTGTGGGTGTGTGTTTGCACCGGCGCTTACTTTACGCATACACAAACACAATTCTTTATCCTGGCGGGACTGGTAGGCCTGGTGATGGGTGGCATACAGTCGCTGAGCCGCTCTACCTACGCAAAACTGATCCCGGAAACAAAAGATACCGCCTCCTTCTTCAGCTACTACGATGTAACAGAAAAACTGGCCATCGTTATCGGTACGTTCTCATTTGGGTTTATCGAACAAATGACTTCGTCGATGCGTAATTCTGTGTTAGTGCTGATCGTCTTTTTCAGCATCGGTTTACTCTGGTTGTTCTCCGCATTACACAAACAACGTAAATTAGCAGCAGCGAGTCAAACAACCGTAGGAGCATGA
- a CDS encoding co-chaperone GroES, translating into MHITPDNKLRKLIVVGDRVLVKPTTPNERTASGLYLPPGVAEREKTQQGYVIKTGPGYAIPVPSEADESWKPEEEKVKYIPLQAREGDLAIFLVGGSTEVEYQGEKYYIVPQSSILLLERDEEL; encoded by the coding sequence ATGCATATTACGCCTGATAACAAACTGAGGAAACTGATCGTAGTGGGAGACCGCGTACTGGTAAAACCGACTACGCCTAATGAGCGTACCGCCAGCGGCTTATATCTGCCGCCCGGTGTTGCAGAAAGAGAAAAAACACAACAGGGATATGTGATCAAAACGGGGCCTGGTTACGCCATTCCCGTACCTTCCGAAGCAGATGAAAGCTGGAAACCGGAAGAGGAAAAGGTAAAATACATTCCCCTGCAGGCCCGCGAAGGCGACCTGGCCATCTTCCTGGTCGGCGGATCTACCGAAGTGGAATACCAGGGTGAAAAATATTACATCGTACCACAAAGCTCCATCTTACTGCTGGAGCGGGACGAAGAACTATAA
- a CDS encoding bifunctional response regulator/alkaline phosphatase family protein produces the protein MSKINILWVDDEIDSLRSQIMFLENKGYHVSALTNGYDALDFLKENIVDVVLLDESMPGITGLETLGKIKEIDQQIPVVMITKNEAENVMDEAIGSQITDYLIKPVNPNQVLLSLKKIIDNKRLVSEKTTTAYQQQFRELFMALNDNPDHRGWADIYKKLVYWEMEMQKADSESMTEVLSSQKAEANTEFAKYISRHYADWLKPNAKDAPVLSHTLFRDKVFPHLDPNVPNFFILIDNLRYDQWKTILPIFSESFRLVEEDTFYSILPTSTQYARNAIFAGLLPVDIEARFPEEWKNDDEDGGKNLFEEKFFAGQLQSLRKDMRFSYTKVVNHNDGQHLVNNIHNMMNFPLNIIVYNFVDMLSHARTEMEVLKELASDEISYRSITASWFEHSPLHQALKKVADKKINVIVATDHGSVRVKTPVKVIGDKQTTTNLRYKHGRNLNYDPKEVLAFRDPKDAGLPRPNVNSSYIFAREDGYLCYPNNYNYFVNYYRNTFQHGGISLEEMIVPVARMVSK, from the coding sequence ATGAGCAAAATCAATATACTCTGGGTAGATGATGAAATCGATTCGTTACGGTCGCAGATCATGTTCCTCGAAAACAAAGGTTACCACGTTTCTGCGCTCACCAACGGATACGATGCACTCGACTTCCTGAAGGAGAATATTGTAGATGTTGTACTGCTCGACGAGTCCATGCCCGGCATTACCGGCCTGGAAACGTTGGGTAAGATCAAAGAGATCGACCAGCAGATACCGGTGGTGATGATCACGAAAAACGAGGCGGAAAACGTGATGGATGAAGCCATCGGCTCGCAGATCACGGACTACCTTATCAAGCCGGTAAACCCAAACCAGGTATTGCTCTCGCTCAAAAAGATCATCGATAATAAGCGGCTCGTATCTGAAAAGACGACTACCGCCTACCAGCAACAGTTCCGCGAACTGTTCATGGCCCTCAACGATAATCCCGATCACCGCGGCTGGGCCGATATTTATAAAAAACTGGTGTATTGGGAAATGGAGATGCAAAAGGCAGACTCAGAATCGATGACGGAGGTGCTCAGCTCCCAGAAGGCCGAGGCCAATACGGAGTTTGCCAAGTACATTTCCCGGCATTATGCAGATTGGCTGAAACCCAATGCCAAAGACGCGCCGGTACTGTCCCATACGCTGTTCCGCGATAAGGTGTTTCCGCACCTGGACCCGAACGTACCCAACTTCTTTATCCTTATCGATAACCTGCGTTACGACCAGTGGAAAACCATCCTCCCGATATTTTCCGAGTCGTTCCGCCTGGTGGAAGAAGATACGTTTTACAGCATTCTGCCTACGTCCACGCAATATGCCCGTAACGCGATTTTTGCAGGCCTGCTGCCTGTAGACATCGAAGCCCGCTTCCCCGAGGAATGGAAAAACGATGATGAAGACGGCGGTAAAAATCTCTTCGAGGAAAAGTTTTTTGCCGGACAACTGCAAAGTCTGCGGAAGGATATGCGCTTCTCCTACACCAAGGTGGTGAACCATAATGACGGGCAACATCTCGTGAACAACATTCACAACATGATGAACTTCCCGCTCAACATCATCGTATACAACTTTGTCGATATGCTCAGCCACGCCCGTACGGAAATGGAGGTGCTGAAGGAGCTGGCGAGCGACGAAATATCTTACCGCTCCATTACGGCCAGCTGGTTCGAGCATTCGCCGCTGCACCAGGCGCTGAAGAAGGTGGCCGACAAGAAGATCAATGTCATTGTAGCGACCGACCATGGCAGCGTGCGGGTAAAAACGCCGGTAAAGGTGATCGGCGATAAACAAACGACTACCAACCTGCGGTATAAACATGGCCGTAATCTCAACTACGATCCCAAGGAGGTGTTAGCTTTCCGCGATCCGAAAGATGCAGGTTTGCCAAGGCCAAACGTAAACTCATCTTACATTTTTGCGCGGGAAGATGGATACCTCTGTTACCCGAATAACTATAACTATTTCGTGAACTATTACCGCAATACCTTCCAGCACGGCGGCATTTCCCTGGAGGAGATGATCGTGCCCGTTGCGCGGATGGTGAGCAAATAA
- a CDS encoding MBL fold metallo-hydrolase, whose translation MKLYTINTGMFKLDGGAMFGVVPKSIWQKLNPPDNNNMCTWAMRCLLIEDGKRLILVDNGIGDKQDEKFFGHYYLHGTDTLDKSLAAHGFSREDITDVFLTHLHFDHCGGSIKREGDLLVPAFKNARYWSNARHWQWATQPNDREKASFLRDNILPIQQSGQLEFVTSKEGIAFTDDINIRFVDGHTDAMMLPQIRYKDQTIVYVADLLPSAAHIPIPYVMAYDTRPLLTLDEKKSFLQEALDKKYILYFEHDPINECGVLQQTDKGIRLGETFPLSAL comes from the coding sequence ATGAAATTATACACCATCAACACCGGCATGTTTAAACTGGACGGCGGCGCCATGTTTGGCGTAGTACCCAAAAGCATCTGGCAAAAACTGAATCCGCCGGACAACAATAACATGTGTACCTGGGCCATGCGCTGCCTGCTCATCGAAGACGGCAAACGCCTGATACTGGTAGACAATGGTATTGGCGATAAACAGGACGAAAAGTTCTTTGGTCACTACTACCTGCACGGCACCGATACACTCGACAAATCGCTGGCGGCACATGGCTTTAGCCGGGAAGATATTACCGACGTGTTTCTCACCCACCTGCATTTTGACCATTGCGGCGGCAGTATTAAACGCGAAGGCGACCTGCTGGTGCCGGCTTTTAAAAACGCTCGTTACTGGAGCAATGCCCGCCACTGGCAATGGGCTACACAACCGAACGATCGCGAAAAAGCATCTTTCTTAAGAGATAACATTTTACCGATACAACAAAGCGGCCAGCTGGAATTTGTTACGTCGAAAGAAGGCATTGCCTTTACCGATGATATCAACATCCGTTTCGTGGACGGGCATACCGATGCCATGATGCTGCCGCAGATCCGGTATAAGGACCAGACCATCGTTTACGTGGCGGACCTGCTGCCTTCCGCGGCACACATTCCCATTCCATACGTGATGGCCTACGACACTCGCCCGCTGCTGACGCTGGACGAAAAGAAAAGCTTTTTGCAGGAAGCGCTGGACAAAAAATACATTCTTTACTTTGAGCACGACCCCATCAACGAATGTGGCGTGCTGCAACAAACGGACAAAGGAATACGCTTAGGAGAAACATTTCCCCTGAGCGCGCTATAA
- a CDS encoding ABC transporter ATP-binding protein, translating into MTISLNNVGKRFNYDWIFRGVSHMFEAKQQYAILGHNGSGKSTLLQVVSGHHHHNEGNITYTLNGAALDQENLYRHSAIAAPYLELVEEFTLLECFDFHQTFKSLLPGYKPREIMEVVGLEKAVNKQVRYFSSGMKQRAKLALAIFSDVPLLLLDEPCTNLDAEGIALYQRLIGQYGMDRTVIVSSNDPQEYSFCQHLLKITDYK; encoded by the coding sequence ATGACGATCTCGCTTAATAACGTAGGAAAACGGTTCAATTACGACTGGATATTCCGCGGCGTATCTCATATGTTCGAAGCGAAGCAACAGTACGCAATACTGGGGCATAACGGCTCCGGCAAATCGACCTTGTTGCAGGTGGTAAGCGGCCACCATCATCATAACGAAGGCAACATCACTTATACACTCAATGGCGCTGCACTGGACCAGGAAAACCTGTACCGGCACAGCGCCATTGCCGCTCCATACCTGGAGCTCGTCGAAGAGTTCACCCTGCTGGAATGCTTCGATTTTCACCAGACCTTTAAAAGTCTATTACCCGGCTACAAACCCCGTGAGATCATGGAAGTAGTGGGGCTGGAAAAAGCCGTGAACAAACAGGTACGCTACTTTTCATCCGGCATGAAACAACGCGCTAAACTTGCCCTGGCCATCTTTTCGGACGTGCCCTTACTGCTGCTGGATGAGCCCTGCACCAACCTCGATGCAGAAGGCATTGCCCTGTACCAGCGCCTGATCGGCCAGTACGGCATGGACCGTACCGTGATCGTAAGCTCCAACGACCCCCAGGAGTACAGCTTTTGCCAGCACCTGCTGAAGATTACCGACTACAAATAA
- a CDS encoding DUF853 domain-containing protein, translating to MANKEAFLEYIKNGYTFKGEHFKLGCAILDGEVVTGADVLLPLKTLNRHGLIAGATGTGKTKTLQVIAEGLSDASIPVLMMDIKGDLSGIAAAGTINPKIEERYQKIGGTYTPSAYPVELLSLSEDKGARLRATVSEFGPVLLSKILELNDTQSGLVAMIFKYCDDNKMPLLDLKDFKKVLQYFGGDGKAEIEKEYGKISTTSTGTILRKVIALEQEGAGMFFGERSFEVDDLMRISDDGRGIISIVRVTDIQDRPKLFSTFMLSLLAELYATLPEEGDLDKPKLVMFIDEAHLIFQEASEALLQQIETIIKLIRSKGVGIFFCTQNPMDVPPSVLGQLGLKVQHALRAFTAQDRKAIKQTAENYPLSDYYKTDELLTQIGIGEALVTCLSEKGTPTPLAATMLTTPRSRMDVLSDQELNALVSSSRLVRKYNEELDSHSAYEILTAKLEEAAEKTAKAQEEAPAKGAKAKEEKGLLETVLTSSAARQAGRTAANIITRSLLGALGLGGRSSKKKSSWF from the coding sequence ATGGCTAACAAAGAAGCCTTTCTCGAATACATCAAAAACGGCTACACGTTTAAAGGCGAGCACTTTAAACTGGGCTGCGCCATACTTGATGGTGAAGTAGTAACCGGTGCCGACGTATTGCTGCCGCTCAAAACCCTGAACCGTCACGGTTTGATCGCGGGTGCTACAGGTACCGGTAAAACCAAAACGCTGCAGGTGATCGCGGAGGGACTGAGCGATGCGAGCATTCCGGTGCTGATGATGGACATTAAGGGTGACCTGAGTGGTATTGCTGCTGCAGGCACCATTAACCCTAAGATCGAAGAGCGGTACCAGAAGATCGGCGGCACGTACACGCCATCGGCTTACCCGGTGGAACTGCTGTCGCTCAGCGAGGATAAAGGCGCGCGTTTACGGGCGACTGTCAGTGAATTTGGGCCGGTTTTATTGTCGAAGATATTAGAGCTGAACGATACCCAATCCGGCCTCGTCGCCATGATCTTTAAGTATTGTGACGATAATAAGATGCCGTTGCTCGACCTGAAAGACTTTAAGAAAGTATTACAATACTTCGGGGGGGATGGCAAAGCGGAGATAGAGAAAGAATATGGAAAGATCAGCACCACCTCCACCGGCACCATCCTGCGTAAAGTGATCGCGCTGGAGCAGGAAGGAGCCGGGATGTTCTTTGGCGAACGCTCGTTTGAGGTAGATGACCTCATGCGCATCAGCGACGACGGTCGCGGTATTATCTCCATCGTACGTGTAACCGACATACAGGACAGGCCGAAGCTGTTCTCCACCTTCATGTTAAGCCTTCTGGCGGAATTGTACGCCACCCTGCCCGAAGAAGGCGATCTTGATAAACCGAAGCTGGTCATGTTCATCGACGAGGCGCACCTGATTTTCCAGGAGGCGAGCGAGGCGTTGCTGCAGCAGATAGAAACGATCATTAAACTGATCCGCTCCAAAGGTGTAGGGATCTTCTTTTGCACACAAAACCCGATGGACGTGCCACCATCGGTACTGGGCCAGCTGGGCTTAAAAGTGCAACACGCCCTGCGCGCATTTACTGCCCAGGACCGCAAAGCGATCAAACAAACGGCAGAGAACTATCCGCTGTCCGACTATTATAAAACAGACGAATTACTTACCCAGATAGGCATCGGCGAAGCCCTGGTCACCTGTTTAAGTGAAAAAGGTACTCCTACGCCACTGGCAGCCACCATGCTCACCACACCCCGCTCGCGCATGGATGTACTCAGCGACCAGGAACTGAACGCCCTGGTAAGTAGCAGTCGCCTGGTAAGGAAATACAATGAGGAATTAGACAGCCACAGTGCCTACGAGATACTCACCGCCAAACTGGAAGAAGCAGCCGAAAAGACTGCTAAAGCCCAAGAAGAAGCCCCTGCTAAGGGCGCTAAGGCCAAAGAGGAAAAAGGACTGCTGGAAACGGTGCTGACGAGCAGCGCGGCCAGGCAGGCAGGCCGTACAGCCGCCAACATCATCACCCGCAGTTTGCTGGGTGCGTTGGGACTTGGCGGCCGCAGCAGCAAAAAGAAGAGCAGCTGGTTTTAA
- the lpxD gene encoding UDP-3-O-(3-hydroxymyristoyl)glucosamine N-acyltransferase — protein sequence MQFSALQLATILNGKLEGNPDVKVHNIAKIEEAGEGLLSFIANPKYEEFIYTTKASILIVNESLVVEREITPTLIRVKDAYSSFALLLEKYNQMAGDKKGIQQPSHIPASVKMGENVFVGAFAYLGENVVLGNNVKIYPGVYLGDNVKIGDNSVVFPGVKVYDFCTVGKHVILHAGCVLGGDGFGFAPQQDGSYKKVPQIGNVVVHDYVEIGANTTIDRATMGSTVIRNGVKLDNLIQIAHNVEIGENTVIAAQTGVSGSTKIGRNCIIGGQVGIVGHIQIADGTKINAQSGLSKSITDPNKSLTGSPAFDYKSSLKSQAIFRNLPDLEKRVKELEDMVKQLLSEKEGV from the coding sequence ATGCAGTTTAGCGCATTACAATTGGCTACCATCTTAAATGGTAAGCTGGAAGGAAATCCGGACGTTAAGGTACACAACATCGCTAAAATTGAGGAGGCGGGCGAAGGCCTGTTGAGTTTCATTGCGAACCCCAAATACGAAGAATTTATATACACCACCAAGGCATCTATATTAATCGTAAACGAAAGTCTGGTCGTGGAGCGTGAGATAACGCCTACGCTTATACGCGTGAAAGACGCTTACAGCAGCTTTGCCTTGCTGCTGGAAAAGTACAACCAGATGGCCGGTGATAAAAAAGGTATTCAACAACCCTCTCACATACCCGCTTCGGTGAAGATGGGTGAGAACGTTTTTGTAGGCGCTTTTGCTTACCTGGGCGAGAACGTGGTGCTGGGTAATAACGTAAAGATCTATCCCGGCGTATACCTGGGCGACAATGTGAAGATTGGCGACAACTCCGTGGTATTCCCCGGTGTAAAGGTATATGACTTTTGTACCGTAGGTAAACATGTGATTTTACATGCCGGCTGTGTGTTGGGTGGAGACGGCTTCGGCTTTGCGCCCCAGCAGGACGGCAGTTATAAAAAGGTGCCGCAGATCGGTAACGTAGTCGTACATGACTACGTGGAGATCGGCGCCAATACAACGATCGACAGGGCTACCATGGGCTCTACCGTGATCCGCAACGGCGTTAAGCTGGACAACCTGATCCAGATCGCGCACAATGTGGAGATCGGGGAGAATACCGTGATCGCTGCACAAACCGGCGTATCCGGCAGTACCAAGATTGGTCGTAACTGTATTATCGGCGGCCAGGTAGGTATCGTTGGGCACATCCAGATTGCGGATGGCACCAAGATCAATGCGCAGAGCGGCCTGTCCAAATCAATTACAGATCCGAATAAGTCACTCACCGGCTCACCGGCGTTCGACTATAAAAGTTCACTGAAAAGTCAGGCAATTTTTAGAAATTTGCCCGATTTGGAAAAGAGAGTGAAAGAACTCGAGGATATGGTAAAGCAACTATTATCCGAAAAAGAAGGTGTTTAA
- a CDS encoding HD domain-containing protein has translation MTERKRKIVNDPVYGFITIDHPLIFKLISHPYYQRLRRIHQMALAQTVYPGAMHTRFHHSLGAYHLMSCALSELKGKGIHITPEEELAAKMAILLHDVGHGPYSHALEHSIVEGVSHEEISRMLMEALNKEMDGALTLTIEIFNGIYHKKFLHQLVSSQLDVDRLDYLNRDSFFTGVSEGVIGYDRIIKMLTVHHGELMVEEKGIYSIEKFIVSRRLMYWQVYLHKTVLSAENMLVKVLSRAKHLAQAGQEVFCSPPCIISSTTW, from the coding sequence ATGACTGAGCGCAAACGTAAAATTGTCAATGATCCGGTATATGGTTTTATCACCATCGATCATCCATTGATTTTCAAATTAATATCGCATCCATACTACCAGCGTTTACGCCGTATACACCAAATGGCCCTGGCACAAACCGTTTACCCGGGTGCCATGCATACCCGGTTCCATCACAGCCTGGGCGCTTATCACCTGATGAGCTGCGCGTTATCGGAGTTAAAGGGTAAAGGCATTCACATCACCCCGGAAGAGGAATTAGCGGCCAAAATGGCTATTCTGCTGCACGACGTGGGCCACGGTCCTTACTCTCACGCGCTGGAGCATTCTATTGTAGAAGGCGTGTCGCACGAAGAGATCAGCCGGATGCTCATGGAAGCGTTGAACAAAGAAATGGACGGGGCGCTTACGCTCACGATCGAGATATTTAATGGCATTTACCATAAAAAATTCCTGCATCAACTGGTTTCCAGCCAGTTAGATGTGGACAGGCTGGATTACCTGAACCGCGACAGCTTTTTTACCGGCGTATCGGAAGGCGTAATCGGGTACGACCGCATTATAAAAATGCTGACCGTGCACCATGGTGAGTTGATGGTTGAGGAGAAAGGGATTTATTCCATCGAGAAGTTCATTGTTTCGCGCCGCCTGATGTACTGGCAGGTATATCTGCACAAAACGGTATTAAGCGCGGAAAACATGCTCGTAAAGGTACTTTCCCGCGCCAAACACCTGGCACAGGCCGGCCAGGAGGTGTTTTGCTCCCCGCCCTGCATTATTTCCTCTACAACGTGGTGA
- the lpxA gene encoding acyl-ACP--UDP-N-acetylglucosamine O-acyltransferase — translation MIHPLTYIHPDAKVAPNVKIDPFTVIHKNVEIGEGTWIGSNVTIMEGARIGSNCRIFPGAVISAIPQDLKFANEETTVEIGNNTTIREYVTINRGTKDKWKTCIGNNCLIMAYSHIAHDCEVGDYCVFSNNTTLAGHITVGNNVVLAGMVAVQQFCKIGDHAFVTGGSLVRKDVPPYVKAAREPLSYVGVNSVGLKRRGFSLEKINHILDIYRIIFVKANNISKAIRIIEADFPATDERDEILSFIRESGRGIMRGYSTKANDDLA, via the coding sequence ATGATCCATCCGCTTACGTACATACATCCGGACGCCAAGGTAGCGCCTAATGTTAAAATCGATCCTTTTACCGTTATCCACAAAAACGTAGAGATAGGGGAAGGAACCTGGATAGGTTCCAATGTGACGATTATGGAAGGCGCCCGTATCGGCAGCAACTGCCGTATATTCCCCGGCGCGGTGATCTCTGCCATCCCACAGGACCTCAAATTTGCCAATGAAGAAACAACCGTTGAAATAGGTAACAATACCACCATTCGTGAGTATGTAACCATTAACCGCGGTACCAAAGACAAATGGAAAACCTGCATCGGTAACAACTGCCTCATCATGGCTTACAGCCATATTGCGCACGATTGCGAAGTAGGCGACTATTGCGTATTTTCCAATAACACCACCCTGGCAGGTCATATTACCGTTGGCAACAACGTAGTACTGGCGGGCATGGTGGCTGTACAGCAGTTCTGCAAAATAGGCGATCACGCTTTTGTAACCGGCGGTTCGCTGGTACGTAAAGATGTACCGCCTTATGTGAAAGCTGCACGTGAACCACTGAGCTATGTGGGTGTTAACTCCGTAGGCCTTAAACGCCGCGGCTTTTCCCTGGAAAAGATCAACCACATACTGGATATCTACCGCATCATCTTCGTAAAAGCGAATAACATCTCCAAAGCCATCCGCATCATCGAAGCCGATTTTCCGGCTACAGACGAAAGAGATGAAATACTCTCCTTCATTCGTGAATCGGGTCGTGGTATTATGAGAGGTTACAGCACTAAGGCCAATGACGATCTCGCTTAA
- a CDS encoding bifunctional UDP-3-O-[3-hydroxymyristoyl] N-acetylglucosamine deacetylase/3-hydroxyacyl-ACP dehydratase, producing the protein MMMENTQLPNQQTLKSQVTISGVGLHTGAHVNMTLKPAIAGFGIKFQRIDLPDQPVVKADVDYVVDTARGTTLEHNGARVSTVEHLLAALVGSGVDNVLVELNGPEIPIMDGSSQPFIDIIEEIGVQPQDAKKIYYSIDTNISYYDDEKKVEMVALPSVDYRITALIDFNSQVLGTQHANLKHMDDFKKEIAPCRTFCFLHELEYLVANNLIKGGDINNAIVVVDKPMTEDELDRLAKVFNRDKIGVQREGILNNISLRFPNEPARHKLLDIVGDLALIGYPIKAHIIANRPGHASNVEFAKKIKAYIKKNKHAKDVPIYDPNQPAVFDINRIARTLPHRYPFLMVDKIIDLTDNMVVGIKNVTFNEYFFQGHFPNNPVMPGVLQIEALSQVGGMLALNTVPDPENYDTYFLKIDNCKFKQKVLPGDTLVMKMELLSPIRRGIVEMRGTIFIGNKVATEADLIAQIIKSR; encoded by the coding sequence ATGATGATGGAAAATACGCAGTTGCCCAACCAGCAAACCCTTAAGAGCCAGGTTACAATCTCCGGTGTAGGATTACACACCGGCGCTCATGTGAATATGACCCTTAAGCCGGCCATTGCCGGTTTCGGTATCAAGTTCCAACGTATTGACCTGCCGGACCAACCGGTAGTGAAAGCCGATGTGGACTATGTTGTAGACACCGCACGCGGTACCACCCTCGAGCACAACGGTGCCCGGGTTAGCACCGTAGAACACCTGCTGGCGGCCCTGGTAGGTAGTGGTGTAGATAACGTGCTTGTAGAACTGAACGGCCCGGAAATTCCGATCATGGACGGTAGTTCACAACCCTTTATCGACATTATCGAAGAAATAGGCGTACAACCACAGGACGCTAAAAAGATCTACTATTCCATCGACACCAACATCAGCTACTATGATGATGAGAAGAAAGTGGAAATGGTAGCCCTGCCTTCCGTTGATTACCGCATCACTGCGCTGATCGACTTCAACTCGCAGGTACTGGGTACGCAGCACGCGAACCTGAAGCATATGGACGATTTCAAGAAAGAGATCGCACCATGCCGTACCTTCTGCTTTTTACATGAACTGGAATACCTGGTAGCCAACAACCTGATCAAAGGCGGCGACATCAACAACGCGATCGTTGTGGTGGACAAGCCCATGACCGAGGATGAGCTGGACCGCCTGGCGAAAGTATTTAACCGCGACAAGATCGGTGTACAGCGCGAAGGTATCCTGAACAATATTTCCCTCCGCTTCCCGAACGAGCCGGCACGCCACAAGCTGCTGGACATAGTAGGTGATCTCGCCCTGATCGGTTATCCGATTAAGGCGCACATCATTGCCAACAGGCCGGGCCACGCTTCCAACGTGGAGTTTGCGAAGAAGATCAAAGCGTACATCAAAAAGAACAAACACGCCAAGGACGTTCCCATTTACGATCCAAACCAGCCGGCGGTGTTTGACATCAACCGCATTGCGCGCACCCTGCCGCACCGTTATCCATTCCTGATGGTGGACAAGATCATCGATCTGACCGACAACATGGTAGTGGGTATTAAGAATGTTACGTTCAACGAGTACTTCTTCCAGGGGCACTTCCCGAACAACCCTGTAATGCCGGGTGTGTTGCAGATCGAAGCGCTGTCGCAGGTAGGTGGTATGCTGGCACTGAACACTGTGCCTGATCCGGAAAATTACGACACTTACTTCCTGAAGATAGACAACTGTAAGTTTAAACAGAAAGTGTTGCCCGGCGATACCCTCGTAATGAAAATGGAGTTGCTGAGCCCAATCCGCCGTGGCATTGTGGAAATGCGCGGAACGATTTTCATTGGCAATAAGGTCGCTACTGAAGCTGATCTGATTGCTCAAATCATCAAATCAAGATAA